The following coding sequences are from one Microbulbifer sp. TB1203 window:
- a CDS encoding AMP-binding protein has product MQFNSIFGYATDDSPLCYSDGGVLSFGAFKRTLAGACDVLRERLPRDADRPSVALYSGDSYEFCVLLFAALACDSQVVIPANNKRSTVQSLQQDVDLWLGEWDAEGVVTLDEMPAADSGLPQSFSGAIQLFTSGSSGEPQRVDKTLTQLLREIAAQQRHWGSLADAATVLATVSHQHIYGLLFKVLWPLANGCAFVGKTYVDVAALLRDAQRLAPAIWVASPAQLSRRIESWPWERAASLRAIFSSGGPLAAEDAKQIEALSGLAPIEIYGSTETGGIAWRRQAEGDLWHPLDGVEVDCSGESLLRVNSPWLDRPFSGQDRVQLEARGFRLLGRADRIVKIEEKRISLSQIETLLCRSDWIAAARALTLKRGRECVAAVAVLSEEGRRELAQRGKSALVRALRGYLAPDLESVALPRLWRFMREIPTNQQGKSPRELLMQVFDATPSAMLPRVESREAELNRARMVITVPAELICLPGHFASAPVVPGVVQIDWAMHYGRELLGIGDRFDSMEVIKFKQLMVPGERVELELEFNPEKNKLKFRFRCAEDESREYSSGQLCFDHG; this is encoded by the coding sequence ATGCAGTTCAATTCGATATTCGGTTACGCCACCGATGACAGTCCCCTGTGCTACAGCGACGGGGGCGTGCTGAGTTTTGGCGCTTTCAAGCGGACGCTGGCCGGCGCCTGCGATGTGTTGCGCGAGCGGCTGCCGCGAGATGCCGACCGACCTTCGGTGGCCCTGTACAGCGGCGACAGCTACGAGTTCTGCGTGCTGCTGTTCGCCGCACTGGCCTGTGATTCGCAGGTGGTTATCCCGGCCAACAACAAGCGCAGCACCGTGCAGTCGCTGCAGCAGGATGTCGACCTGTGGCTTGGGGAGTGGGATGCGGAGGGAGTTGTGACGCTGGACGAGATGCCCGCGGCCGACAGCGGACTGCCGCAGAGTTTTTCCGGCGCTATCCAGCTATTCACTTCCGGCAGCAGCGGCGAGCCGCAGCGGGTGGATAAGACGCTGACGCAACTGCTGCGGGAAATCGCCGCGCAGCAGCGACACTGGGGGTCGCTGGCCGACGCCGCCACGGTGTTGGCGACTGTGAGCCACCAGCATATCTACGGCCTGCTGTTCAAAGTGTTGTGGCCGCTGGCGAACGGCTGTGCCTTTGTCGGCAAGACCTACGTGGATGTGGCGGCACTATTGAGGGACGCGCAGAGGCTGGCCCCGGCGATCTGGGTGGCCAGTCCCGCGCAACTGAGCCGTCGTATCGAAAGCTGGCCCTGGGAACGGGCGGCTTCGCTGCGCGCAATTTTTTCCTCCGGCGGACCGCTGGCGGCGGAGGATGCGAAGCAGATAGAAGCGCTCAGCGGCCTGGCGCCGATCGAGATCTACGGCAGCACCGAGACCGGTGGCATCGCCTGGCGGCGCCAGGCGGAGGGCGACCTGTGGCATCCGCTGGACGGTGTCGAGGTCGATTGCAGCGGCGAAAGCCTGCTGCGGGTGAATTCCCCCTGGCTGGACCGACCCTTCTCCGGGCAGGACCGGGTGCAGCTGGAGGCGCGGGGCTTCCGCTTGCTGGGGCGCGCGGACCGGATTGTAAAAATAGAAGAGAAACGTATCTCGCTTTCACAGATAGAGACACTGCTGTGCCGCAGCGATTGGATTGCCGCGGCCCGGGCGCTGACCCTGAAGCGCGGGCGCGAATGCGTGGCCGCAGTGGCAGTCCTCAGTGAAGAGGGCCGGCGCGAACTGGCGCAGCGGGGCAAATCCGCACTGGTGCGCGCACTGCGCGGCTATCTTGCGCCGGACCTGGAGAGTGTGGCACTGCCGCGACTGTGGCGCTTCATGCGCGAGATACCCACCAATCAGCAGGGCAAGAGCCCGAGAGAATTGTTGATGCAAGTTTTCGATGCGACGCCGTCGGCGATGTTGCCGCGGGTCGAAAGCCGCGAAGCGGAGTTGAACCGCGCGCGGATGGTGATAACTGTTCCCGCAGAACTGATCTGCCTCCCCGGGCACTTTGCCAGCGCCCCAGTAGTGCCCGGCGTGGTGCAGATCGATTGGGCAATGCACTACGGTCGCGAACTGCTGGGCATCGGCGACCGCTTCGATTCGATGGAAGTGATCAAGTTCAAGCAGCTGATGGTGCCCGGCGAGCGGGTAGAGCTGGAGCTGGAATTCAATCCTGAAAAAAACAAACTGAAATTCCGCTTCCGCTGTGCAGAGGATGAGTCCCGCGAGTACAGCAGCGGACAATTGTGTTTCGATCATGGTTAA
- a CDS encoding outer membrane lipoprotein carrier protein LolA has protein sequence MSAPVQAIDRPTLEQIEARLQKSPNMLGRFEQKKTLPQLPRPLLSNGVVALSEDRGVSWRVLEPIGSHRIFDGEGRDPMAKQIAYPLMQIFRGNFAALEELFQVDAQLLESGWQVTLIPKGDALAGFVQSIEVSGNGDIEKLRLAETNQAITEMRLIGLQAVDEQDPKFAAEFASEPQE, from the coding sequence TTGTCCGCACCGGTACAGGCCATCGACCGCCCGACGCTGGAGCAGATAGAAGCCCGGCTGCAAAAGTCCCCCAATATGCTCGGCCGTTTCGAACAGAAAAAAACACTCCCCCAGTTACCGCGGCCGCTGTTGTCCAACGGCGTGGTGGCGCTGTCGGAGGATCGCGGGGTCAGCTGGCGGGTACTGGAGCCTATCGGGTCCCACCGGATTTTCGACGGGGAAGGGCGGGACCCTATGGCCAAGCAGATCGCCTATCCGCTAATGCAGATCTTCCGCGGAAATTTCGCCGCGCTGGAAGAGCTTTTCCAGGTGGATGCTCAGTTGCTGGAAAGCGGTTGGCAGGTGACTTTGATTCCCAAAGGGGACGCGCTTGCCGGATTTGTGCAATCCATCGAAGTCTCCGGCAACGGCGATATCGAAAAACTCCGCCTGGCCGAGACGAACCAGGCGATTACCGAAATGCGCCTGATCGGATTGCAGGCCGTGGATGAACAGGACCCGAAATTCGCTGCGGAATTTGCCAGCGAACCACAAGAATAA
- a CDS encoding phosphopantetheine-binding protein translates to MSELVEELKGLIIEVLNLEDISPEDIQPEEPLFGEGLGLDSIDALELGLALQKKYNITIDAESETTKTHFASVSNLANFVADSRRG, encoded by the coding sequence GTGAGCGAATTGGTAGAAGAGCTTAAGGGGCTGATCATAGAAGTGCTGAACCTGGAGGATATTTCCCCCGAGGATATCCAGCCGGAGGAGCCTCTATTCGGCGAGGGCCTGGGCCTGGATTCCATCGATGCGCTGGAGCTGGGTCTCGCACTGCAGAAAAAATACAACATCACTATCGACGCCGAGAGCGAAACGACAAAAACCCATTTCGCCAGTGTAAGCAACCTGGCCAACTTCGTTGCGGACAGTCGCCGCGGGTGA
- a CDS encoding NAD(P)/FAD-dependent oxidoreductase, producing MKEVVSDVVVIGAGPAGAVASALLVQRGWKVSVVERQEFPRFSIGESLLPQCMEFLERADMLEAVKSAGFQFKNGAAFERDGERTAFDFNDKFSPGHGTTFQVQRAAFDKILADEAERQGAEIHYRHSIREADINEEGVRLLAECDGEEVIFRGRFVLDASGFGRVLPRLLKLDRPSDFPARESVFTHVQDNISDAQFDRNKILITVHPQQRDIWYWLIPFSGGRASLGVVGDSRKISVLGDSPEQILRRAVEEAPELSKTLRDAEFDTPVQKISGYASDVTSLTGPGFALLGNAGEFLDPVFSSGVTIAMKSAQLASDCLHRQLGGESVDWQAEFAEPLKHGVDVFKTYVTAWYDGRFQDVIFHRTGQTEIKRMICSILAGYAWDKNNPYVAGAERRLNTLAEICAAS from the coding sequence ATGAAAGAAGTGGTATCGGATGTGGTAGTGATCGGCGCGGGCCCCGCGGGTGCCGTCGCCAGTGCGCTCCTGGTGCAGCGTGGCTGGAAGGTCTCGGTGGTGGAGCGGCAGGAATTTCCGCGCTTTTCCATCGGCGAGAGCCTGCTACCCCAGTGCATGGAATTCCTGGAGCGGGCGGATATGCTGGAGGCGGTGAAAAGTGCCGGCTTCCAGTTCAAGAACGGCGCCGCTTTCGAGAGGGACGGTGAGCGCACCGCCTTTGACTTTAACGACAAATTCTCCCCCGGTCACGGCACCACTTTCCAGGTGCAGCGGGCCGCCTTCGACAAGATTCTCGCCGACGAGGCGGAGAGGCAGGGAGCGGAAATCCATTATCGTCACAGCATCCGCGAGGCGGACATCAACGAAGAGGGCGTGCGCCTGCTGGCGGAATGCGACGGTGAAGAAGTGATTTTTCGCGGGCGCTTCGTCCTCGACGCCAGCGGCTTCGGCCGTGTGCTACCGCGATTGTTGAAACTGGACAGGCCGTCGGATTTTCCCGCGCGGGAATCCGTGTTCACCCACGTGCAGGACAATATCAGCGATGCCCAGTTTGACCGCAACAAGATCCTGATCACCGTGCACCCGCAGCAGCGGGATATCTGGTACTGGCTGATACCGTTTTCCGGCGGCCGCGCGTCCCTCGGTGTGGTGGGCGACAGTCGCAAAATTTCCGTGTTGGGTGACAGCCCGGAGCAGATATTGCGCCGCGCGGTGGAGGAGGCACCGGAACTGTCGAAAACCCTGCGCGACGCCGAGTTCGATACCCCGGTGCAAAAAATTTCCGGCTACGCCAGCGATGTGACCTCCCTCACCGGGCCCGGCTTCGCGCTGCTGGGCAACGCCGGGGAATTTCTCGACCCGGTGTTTTCCTCCGGCGTGACCATCGCCATGAAATCCGCTCAGCTCGCCAGCGACTGCCTGCACCGCCAGCTGGGTGGCGAGAGCGTGGATTGGCAGGCAGAGTTCGCCGAGCCGCTGAAACACGGTGTGGATGTATTCAAGACCTATGTCACCGCCTGGTACGACGGCCGCTTCCAGGACGTGATTTTCCATCGCACCGGGCAGACGGAAATCAAACGCATGATCTGCTCCATTCTCGCCGGCTACGCCTGGGACAAAAACAATCCCTACGTGGCCGGGGCGGAGCGCCGGCTGAATACCCTGGCGGAAATATGCGCGGCCAGCTGA
- a CDS encoding acyl carrier protein, with protein sequence MLNSKEAILSELTDILVEMFEVDAADITPEAHLSDDLDIDSIDAVDLIVRLKELTGKKIAPEEFKSVRTVGDVVAAIQTVMGQA encoded by the coding sequence ATGTTGAATAGTAAAGAAGCGATTCTGTCGGAACTGACCGACATTCTGGTAGAGATGTTTGAAGTGGACGCCGCGGATATAACCCCCGAGGCACACCTGTCCGACGACCTGGATATCGACAGCATCGACGCGGTGGACCTGATCGTGCGGTTGAAGGAGCTTACCGGCAAAAAAATCGCCCCGGAAGAGTTCAAAAGCGTGCGCACCGTGGGCGACGTGGTCGCCGCTATCCAGACGGTTATGGGCCAGGCCTAG
- a CDS encoding DUF3261 domain-containing protein, with protein MRGQLILATILVLFTGCSSAGKGPAQMRPLAPLLPGDSRQLVQHIAVQYRGEQKDLMGASLLGPELVKISLLTPEGVGLLDICYDGHEVRAEQYLGGKSIPPEALLADMQLVYWPLQSLRDALPVQWSLREERDGGKRRRQLFFRGELFTEVTYSSDDIWRARVQLDQKVLGYSLNIKNL; from the coding sequence ATGCGCGGCCAGCTGATTCTCGCAACAATTCTGGTTCTGTTCACCGGCTGCAGCAGCGCCGGAAAGGGTCCGGCGCAGATGCGACCGCTGGCCCCTCTGTTGCCCGGTGATAGCCGCCAGCTGGTGCAGCATATCGCCGTGCAGTACCGTGGCGAGCAAAAGGATCTGATGGGCGCGTCGCTGCTGGGGCCGGAGCTGGTGAAGATTTCCTTGCTCACCCCGGAGGGCGTCGGGTTGCTGGATATCTGCTACGACGGACACGAAGTGCGGGCGGAGCAGTATCTGGGCGGCAAGAGCATTCCGCCGGAGGCGCTGCTCGCGGATATGCAACTGGTGTACTGGCCGCTGCAGAGCCTGCGGGATGCGCTGCCGGTGCAGTGGAGCCTGCGCGAGGAGCGCGACGGCGGCAAGCGCAGGCGGCAACTGTTTTTTCGCGGTGAGCTGTTCACCGAAGTGACTTACAGCAGCGACGATATCTGGCGGGCCCGGGTGCAACTGGACCAGAAAGTGCTGGGTTATTCGCTGAATATCAAAAATTTGTAG
- a CDS encoding thioesterase family protein, producing the protein MAKRELPANWAAEIELQVPFHDVDMMEVAWHGHYAKYFEIARCALLDQLDYNYPQMRDSGYAWPVIDLRIRYAKPLRFQQWVVVRAEVAEYENRLKIDYQVRDRDSGVRLTRGHTVLVAVEMSSGEMLFASPQVLLQKLGVE; encoded by the coding sequence ATGGCTAAGCGGGAATTGCCGGCAAACTGGGCCGCGGAAATCGAACTGCAGGTACCCTTCCACGATGTGGATATGATGGAGGTGGCCTGGCACGGTCACTACGCCAAGTATTTCGAAATCGCCCGCTGCGCGCTGCTGGACCAACTGGACTACAACTATCCGCAGATGCGCGACTCCGGCTACGCCTGGCCGGTGATCGACCTGCGTATCCGCTACGCGAAACCGCTGCGCTTCCAGCAGTGGGTGGTGGTGCGCGCGGAAGTCGCCGAGTACGAAAACCGTCTCAAGATCGATTACCAAGTGCGCGACCGCGACAGTGGCGTGCGTCTGACCCGGGGTCATACGGTGCTGGTGGCGGTGGAGATGAGCAGCGGGGAGATGCTGTTTGCTTCGCCGCAGGTGCTGTTGCAGAAGCTGGGGGTGGAGTGA
- a CDS encoding aromatic amino acid ammonia-lyase yields the protein MNTAVLQRTPVLFDGSELSVEQVDAIARGRAAVQLSDDEGFVARINRGVEFLDRLWQQEGVIYGVTTGYGDSCTVNIPGELVEELPRHLYTFHGCGLGEVFTLEQSRAIVAARLASLARGSSGVRYELLQQLARLLQQDVIPVIPQEGSVGASGDLTPLSYVAAVVAGERKVWFKGEQRPTAEVFDELRIAPLKLRPKEGLAIMNGTAAMTGLACLAYRRAEYLCQLSARITALMSVALQGNAYHFDNALFAVKPHPGQNRIARWIHDDLNVGEAPRQSSRLQDRYSLRCAPHVIGVVQDSLPWLRQFIENELNSANDNPIIDGENEHVLHGGHFYGGHIAFAMDSLKNAVANLADLLDRQIAQLVDVKFNNGLPANLTGAEGERRPLNHGFKAVQIGASAWTAEALKQTMPASVFSRSTECHNQDKVSMGTIAARDCMRVLQLTEQVAAAALMTAWQGVQLRLRDGVVQEENLSPALRASLRQVADNFALLGQDRELESDLRNFVKLIQQRHWRLYDGQQHG from the coding sequence ATGAATACAGCAGTGTTACAGCGCACGCCGGTGCTGTTCGACGGCTCCGAACTGAGCGTCGAACAGGTGGACGCAATCGCGCGCGGACGCGCCGCGGTGCAGCTGTCGGACGACGAGGGCTTCGTCGCGCGAATCAATCGGGGCGTGGAGTTTCTCGACCGCCTGTGGCAGCAGGAGGGGGTGATCTACGGCGTAACCACCGGTTACGGCGATTCCTGCACGGTGAATATTCCCGGAGAACTGGTGGAGGAACTGCCCCGCCACCTGTACACCTTTCACGGCTGTGGCCTGGGGGAAGTGTTCACCCTGGAGCAGAGCCGCGCGATTGTCGCCGCGCGCCTGGCCAGTCTCGCCCGCGGCAGTTCCGGAGTCCGTTACGAATTGCTGCAGCAGCTGGCGCGCCTGCTGCAGCAGGACGTGATTCCGGTAATTCCCCAGGAGGGATCGGTGGGCGCCAGCGGCGACCTGACCCCGCTGTCCTATGTGGCCGCGGTGGTGGCCGGTGAGCGCAAGGTCTGGTTCAAGGGCGAGCAGAGACCCACCGCGGAGGTTTTCGACGAATTGCGCATAGCGCCGCTGAAACTGCGCCCCAAGGAGGGCTTGGCGATTATGAACGGCACCGCGGCGATGACCGGCCTCGCCTGCCTGGCTTATCGCCGCGCCGAGTACCTGTGCCAGCTGAGTGCGCGCATCACCGCGCTGATGAGCGTGGCGCTGCAGGGTAACGCCTATCATTTCGACAACGCATTGTTTGCGGTCAAACCGCACCCGGGGCAGAACCGCATTGCGCGCTGGATTCACGACGACCTGAATGTGGGCGAGGCGCCGCGCCAGAGCAGCCGCCTGCAGGATCGCTACTCGCTGCGCTGTGCGCCGCACGTGATTGGCGTGGTCCAGGATTCGCTGCCCTGGCTGCGTCAGTTTATCGAGAACGAACTGAACAGTGCCAACGACAACCCCATCATCGACGGCGAAAACGAACATGTGCTGCATGGTGGCCATTTCTACGGCGGTCATATCGCCTTTGCCATGGACAGCCTGAAAAATGCCGTGGCCAACCTCGCCGATCTGCTCGACCGCCAGATAGCGCAACTCGTCGATGTGAAATTCAACAACGGCCTGCCGGCCAACCTTACCGGCGCCGAAGGTGAGCGCCGGCCCCTCAACCACGGCTTCAAGGCGGTGCAGATAGGAGCCAGCGCCTGGACCGCGGAGGCCCTCAAGCAGACGATGCCGGCGAGTGTCTTTTCCCGCTCCACCGAGTGCCACAACCAGGACAAGGTGAGTATGGGCACCATTGCCGCGCGGGATTGTATGCGGGTGCTGCAGCTCACCGAACAGGTGGCCGCCGCGGCGCTGATGACAGCCTGGCAGGGCGTGCAGCTGCGCCTGCGTGATGGCGTTGTACAGGAAGAAAATCTGTCGCCGGCGCTGCGCGCCAGTCTCCGGCAGGTCGCGGACAATTTCGCGTTGCTGGGGCAGGACCGCGAACTGGAGAGCGACCTGCGCAATTTCGTCAAACTGATACAGCAGCGCCACTGGCGTCTGTACGACGGGCAGCAGCATGGCTAA
- a CDS encoding lysophospholipid acyltransferase family protein, with protein sequence MAVEKISNLRRDCYWGRLLATAAAFSLFGLGGLVLGLLVFPPLKLIYRDSEVCRRRARLLVHHAFRAFIGFMHITGIYTYRFCDEARLRQPGQLVLANHPSLIDVVFLISRIPNTNCIVKASLFRNPFMRWVVSTAGYIPNDDPEKIIQLAAESLACGESVVLFPEGTRSVPGRGLRLQRGAAYMALRARVAPTLVTIRCNPPMLMKNVPWYSIPLSRPHFQFEVATGDSVLELQGIQETPLAARKITRQLKEYFTEECVA encoded by the coding sequence TTGGCGGTTGAGAAGATTTCCAACCTGCGGAGAGATTGCTATTGGGGGCGTTTGCTGGCCACCGCCGCCGCCTTCAGCCTGTTCGGGCTCGGCGGCCTGGTGCTGGGCCTGCTGGTGTTCCCGCCGCTCAAACTGATCTACCGCGACAGCGAAGTGTGCCGGCGCCGGGCGCGCCTGCTGGTGCACCATGCCTTCAGGGCCTTTATCGGATTTATGCATATCACCGGCATTTACACTTACCGGTTTTGCGACGAAGCGCGGCTGCGTCAACCGGGGCAGCTGGTGCTGGCCAATCACCCGTCGCTGATCGACGTGGTGTTCCTGATTTCGCGCATTCCTAACACCAACTGCATCGTCAAGGCGAGCCTGTTCCGCAATCCGTTTATGCGCTGGGTTGTGAGTACCGCCGGATATATTCCCAACGACGACCCGGAAAAAATTATCCAGCTGGCTGCGGAGTCGCTGGCGTGCGGCGAGTCGGTGGTGCTGTTTCCCGAGGGCACCCGTTCGGTGCCGGGCAGGGGGCTCAGGCTCCAGCGCGGTGCCGCCTATATGGCCCTGCGCGCCCGGGTGGCTCCCACACTGGTGACCATTCGGTGCAACCCGCCAATGCTGATGAAGAATGTTCCCTGGTACAGCATTCCGCTGTCCCGCCCGCATTTTCAATTCGAGGTCGCCACTGGCGACAGCGTCCTGGAACTGCAGGGCATCCAGGAAACGCCGCTGGCCGCCAGAAAAATAACCAGACAATTAAAAGAGTATTTCACTGAGGAGTGTGTCGCGTGA
- a CDS encoding beta-ketoacyl-ACP synthase has protein sequence MSQYFLNQLGLACALGSDRREVARRLFAGDTSAMRPGSPWLDGHQGRFGAIRESLPELPAHLRHFDCRNNRVAALVAEQIVPAVAELRESFGAARLGVVMGTSTSGIASGEARVGGGEETEYSYRYQQQMAGLAEFVAGYLHIEGPRITVSTACSSSANAFASARRLLAGNICDAVVVGGVDTFCGMTIKGFHSLSALSGGLTQPFSGARDGINLGEAGALFVLSRQPGKIRLCGVAASSDAHHMSAPEPGGRGAEAAMRSALADANLAATDIDYLNLHGTGTPQNDAMEARAVNAVLGSGVHCSSTKPLTGHTLGAAGALEAAFCWLALDEGRLPPHRFNGDYDAELQPVKLYIGEEPAQRSLRYTMSNSFAFGGSNCSVILGLQGEQ, from the coding sequence ATGAGCCAGTATTTTCTCAACCAACTGGGGCTCGCCTGCGCCCTGGGCAGCGATCGGCGGGAAGTCGCCCGGCGCCTGTTCGCCGGTGACACCTCGGCTATGCGCCCCGGCTCCCCCTGGCTGGACGGACACCAGGGGCGCTTCGGCGCCATCCGGGAAAGCCTGCCGGAGCTGCCCGCGCACCTGCGCCATTTCGATTGCCGCAACAACCGCGTCGCCGCACTGGTGGCGGAACAGATAGTGCCGGCTGTCGCCGAATTGCGGGAATCCTTTGGCGCTGCCCGCCTGGGCGTGGTGATGGGTACTTCCACTTCCGGTATTGCCAGCGGCGAGGCGCGGGTGGGTGGCGGGGAGGAAACCGAATACAGCTACCGCTACCAGCAGCAGATGGCGGGGCTGGCGGAGTTCGTCGCCGGTTACCTGCACATCGAGGGGCCGCGAATCACCGTATCCACCGCCTGCTCCTCCAGCGCCAATGCCTTCGCCAGCGCGCGGCGGCTGCTGGCCGGAAATATCTGCGATGCGGTGGTGGTCGGCGGGGTGGATACCTTTTGCGGTATGACGATAAAGGGATTCCACTCCCTGAGCGCATTGAGCGGCGGGCTGACACAGCCGTTCAGCGGCGCCCGCGACGGCATCAACCTGGGCGAGGCCGGAGCGCTGTTTGTATTGAGCCGGCAGCCCGGGAAAATCCGCCTGTGCGGCGTGGCCGCCAGTTCCGATGCCCACCATATGTCGGCGCCGGAGCCGGGCGGCCGCGGTGCCGAGGCCGCGATGCGCAGTGCGCTGGCGGATGCAAATCTGGCCGCGACAGATATCGATTACCTGAACCTGCATGGCACCGGAACGCCGCAGAACGACGCCATGGAGGCACGCGCGGTGAATGCGGTGCTGGGCTCGGGCGTCCACTGCTCCTCCACCAAGCCGCTGACCGGCCACACCCTGGGTGCCGCCGGCGCGCTGGAGGCCGCATTCTGTTGGCTGGCGTTGGACGAGGGCCGGCTGCCGCCCCACCGCTTCAATGGCGATTACGATGCGGAGCTGCAGCCGGTAAAATTGTATATCGGCGAAGAGCCGGCGCAGCGATCGCTGCGCTACACCATGAGCAATTCCTTCGCCTTCGGCGGCAGCAACTGCTCGGTCATTCTCGGTTTGCAGGGGGAGCAGTAG
- a CDS encoding beta-ketoacyl synthase chain length factor, with protein MPNHFTLSAWRAWAPGIGDQSDWVRWRRGELSLAGDALPDVSFLPAMQRRRLSALAKAAFSTAQPLLAGRDMPLLCCSVHGEARRTYSLLQDVVGGEPLSPTAFGLSVHNAIAGQLSILCGIRSPALALAGGDLPLQAGLLEAAGMLAEGLPELVLLFCEEPLPELYRHSAQSPPFICATALHLSAGSAEGAAICEMVQADAGGPESAFESAEYQLPLIAALVDGGGRVPLGQGWEVRIGG; from the coding sequence GTGCCAAATCATTTCACACTCTCTGCCTGGCGGGCCTGGGCACCGGGAATTGGGGATCAATCCGATTGGGTTCGATGGCGGCGAGGCGAGCTGAGCCTGGCCGGCGATGCCCTGCCGGACGTGTCATTCCTGCCCGCCATGCAGCGCCGACGCCTCAGCGCGCTGGCCAAGGCCGCCTTCTCCACTGCACAGCCGCTGCTCGCCGGGCGCGATATGCCCCTGCTGTGCTGTTCGGTGCACGGCGAGGCCCGGCGCACCTATTCCCTGTTGCAGGATGTGGTCGGTGGTGAGCCGCTGTCCCCCACCGCTTTTGGCCTGTCGGTACACAATGCCATCGCCGGCCAGCTCTCCATTCTCTGCGGTATCCGTTCCCCGGCGCTGGCCCTGGCGGGCGGCGATCTGCCATTGCAGGCGGGTCTGTTGGAGGCGGCGGGGATGCTGGCGGAAGGGCTCCCCGAGCTGGTGCTGCTGTTCTGCGAAGAGCCGCTGCCGGAACTCTACCGGCACAGCGCGCAGAGCCCGCCGTTTATCTGCGCCACCGCTCTCCATCTGAGCGCTGGCTCCGCAGAGGGGGCCGCAATCTGCGAAATGGTGCAGGCCGACGCCGGCGGGCCGGAATCCGCATTCGAGTCCGCCGAATACCAGCTGCCGTTGATTGCGGCGCTGGTGGATGGCGGCGGTCGTGTGCCCCTGGGGCAGGGCTGGGAGGTGCGCATTGGCGGTTGA
- a CDS encoding glycosyltransferase family 2 protein, whose product MVKPCFVIPVYNHERAIAGTLDSLRGFGLPCVLVDDGCNNSCREELQRLAREQGDWLHLVVRGENGGKGAAVKTGLRAARELGFSHGIQVDADGQHDPADIPQFLHHCRENPTALICGYPVYDRSVPLARLLGRYLTHVWVWINTLSLEIRDSMCGLRCYPLVATVALIDGEYTGDRMDFDPEVLVRWHWRCGELVQLPVQVRYPVDGVSHFRGLQDNMLISAMHTRLFFGMLARLPRRLKPEAAL is encoded by the coding sequence ATGGTTAAACCCTGTTTCGTTATCCCGGTCTACAACCACGAGCGCGCCATCGCCGGTACGCTGGATTCCCTGCGCGGCTTCGGGCTGCCCTGCGTGCTGGTGGACGACGGCTGCAACAATAGCTGCCGTGAGGAATTGCAACGGCTTGCGCGGGAGCAGGGCGACTGGCTGCACCTGGTGGTGCGCGGGGAGAATGGCGGCAAGGGTGCCGCGGTAAAAACCGGCCTGCGGGCCGCGCGCGAACTGGGTTTTTCCCACGGTATCCAGGTGGATGCGGACGGCCAGCACGATCCGGCGGACATTCCCCAGTTTCTGCACCACTGCCGGGAGAACCCCACCGCGCTGATCTGTGGCTACCCGGTGTACGACCGCTCCGTGCCCCTGGCGAGGCTGCTGGGCCGCTACCTGACCCACGTGTGGGTGTGGATCAATACCCTGTCGCTGGAAATCCGGGATTCCATGTGCGGCCTGCGCTGTTATCCGCTGGTGGCGACCGTGGCGCTGATCGACGGCGAGTACACCGGTGACCGCATGGATTTCGATCCCGAGGTACTGGTGCGCTGGCACTGGCGCTGTGGGGAGCTGGTACAGCTGCCGGTGCAGGTGCGCTATCCGGTGGACGGCGTGTCCCACTTCCGCGGCCTGCAGGACAATATGCTGATCTCCGCTATGCACACCCGCCTGTTTTTCGGCATGCTGGCACGCCTGCCGCGCAGGTTGAAACCGGAGGCGGCGCTGTGA
- a CDS encoding excinuclease ATPase subunit, with translation MMKRTLASATAVLLLITLNTAQARDTRHMLSIQDALSTPDAKAKLDGDIQLQFGAAPKGTITQRHGEFTANKKTNAFNKSDTEACRWVFLSAMIALQDRARREGGNAVVNIRSYYKKNEINSPTEFECGAGAVMAGVTLKGEVVTLK, from the coding sequence ATGATGAAACGCACTTTGGCCTCAGCAACCGCTGTTCTGCTGTTGATTACGCTTAACACCGCCCAGGCACGGGATACCCGGCATATGCTGTCCATCCAGGATGCACTGTCCACTCCCGATGCCAAAGCGAAGCTGGACGGGGATATCCAGCTCCAATTCGGCGCGGCCCCAAAAGGCACTATCACCCAACGCCATGGGGAATTCACCGCCAACAAGAAAACCAACGCTTTCAACAAATCCGATACCGAGGCCTGTCGCTGGGTGTTCCTTTCCGCAATGATCGCACTGCAGGACCGCGCGCGTCGGGAAGGCGGCAACGCGGTGGTCAATATCCGCAGCTACTACAAAAAGAACGAAATAAACAGCCCCACTGAATTCGAATGCGGGGCTGGAGCGGTGATGGCCGGGGTCACCCTAAAAGGGGAAGTGGTCACCCTCAAGTAA